The following proteins are encoded in a genomic region of Phaeodactylum tricornutum CCAP 1055/1 chromosome 1, whole genome shotgun sequence:
- a CDS encoding predicted protein has translation MCNDLGEGSRCCAFYSAVGFIFTTAGMEREQRPDWTIQPDALTVNEENDAGNLQSPEVVGYTFFDSCSMSLWVGIMIHTQSFFIAGIDDADKARASAWGATGMFLATFVASVGGIWYDSQKKEPSIESYGEPESEYQLQPEYVPNYGTSA, from the exons ATGTGCAACGATCTTGGAGAGGGATCTCGCTGCTGTGCATTTTATTCGGCAGTCGGTTTCATTTTCACT ACGGCCGGCATGGAGCGAGAGCAGCGACCGGATTGGACGATCCAGCCAGacgcgttgactgtgaatgaggaaaacgatgctGGAAATCTACAAAGCCCGGAGGTGGTGGGGTACACGTTTTTTGATTCCTGCTCAATGTCT TTATGGGTCGGTATAATGATACATACACAGAGCTTTTTCATTGCGGGTATCGATGATGCCGACAAGGCGCGAGCTTCTGCGTGGGGGGCGACTGGCATGTTTTTGGCAACCTTTGTCGCATCAGTTGGTGGCATCTGGTATGATTCTCAAAAGAAGGAGCCGTCGATTGAAAGCTATGGAGAGCCAGAATCAGAA
- a CDS encoding predicted protein has protein sequence MPASTKKKSKNGQRTKATNKTKVREISPGTKIIEDLTSTDVLLGRGNGVAGFVGNQNFRKLVWSQKDAYASAYRNEKGVVAVRVMRLVAQQDPPGRFVERIGPNHFFEVDESKALEKTCQALREKKNKRPPGLIMTQRPHVVKPKELRAASCPQTEGKVSTNSKRTKRSTVRKSGSNKIAGKETKAKLVKRKTTGAKVKLSPRIQIKGISKISAPLPPPQRKYPAKSPRKTPYKPNETTASISEGSTGKQMEIQSPTERTSHQGTCTNTNHNVVATMRTTYEGTPGACYKPQDANSDNVMSEQECIAYTSPIANTLKRGSTKDMDYEFAALPPHLTAFFSGIYSNHSCFGDDGTQSKAIAITPIYEAPPTTTLPATWSHPSNELASFTSFLWGNVGKNTTSTSAQKSSSESPPTVVDFDFITPPSFGEPQQSLLLDDINDGTSFCDEHFPSLSEEDFAMFMV, from the coding sequence ATGCCtgcgtcgacgaagaaaaaatCCAAGAATGGCCAACGCACGAAGGCCACCAACAAGACAAAGGTGCGTGAGATATCTCCAGGTACCAAGATCATCGAGGACCTTACCAGCACCGATGTTTTGTTGGGAAGAGGCAACGGAGTGGCAGGGTTTGTGGGCAACCAAAACTTCCGCAAGTTGGTCTGGTCGCAAAAAGATGCCTACGCCAGCGCTTATCGTAACGAAAAGGGGGTTGTTGCCGTTAGGGTCATGAGATTGGTTGCTCAACAAGATCCTCCCGGTCGCTTCGTCGAACGAATTGGTCccaatcatttcttcgagGTTGACGAGTCGAAAGCCTTAGAAAAAACTTGCCAAGCCCTTCGtgagaagaaaaacaagagaCCTCCTGGTTTAATCATGACACAGCGTCCTCATGTCGTGAAGCCCAAAGAGCTACGAGCTGCTAGCTGCCCTCAGACGGAAGGAAAGGTCTCGACAAACTCGAAACGAACGAAGCGCTCGACTGTGCGGAAATCAGGTTCAAACAAAATTGCGggaaaagaaacgaaggCGAAGCTAGTGAAAAGAAAGACTACAGGAGCAAAGGTAAAGCTGTCTCCGAGGATTCAAATTAAGGGTATTAGCAAGATAAGTGCTCCTCTACCTCCTCCACAGCGGAAGTACCCAGCGAAGTCGCCACGCAAGACCCCGTACAAGCCGAATGAGACTACTGCGAGTATTTCTGAGGGAAGCACTGGGAAGCAAATGGAGATACAATCTCCCACTGAGCGGACGTCTCATCAAGGCACTTGCACGAACACGAACCACAATGTTGTCGCAACGATGCGCACCACGTACGAAGGAACACCCGGCGCGTGCTACAAACCTCAAGATGCCAATAGTGACAACGTGATGAGTGAACAGGAATGCATTGCCTACACATCCCCCATTGCAAATACTCTCAAACGCGGCTCAACGAAGGATATGGATTACGAGTTTGCTGCTCTTCCCCCACACCTGACTGCTTTTTTCAGTGGAATTTATTCCAACCATTCCTGTTTTGGGGATGACGGGACACAGTCAAAAGCTATTGCTATCACACCAATCTATGAGGCTCCTCCAACCACCACGTTGCCAGCTACATGGAGTCATCCAAGCAATGAACTTGCTAGCTTCACAAGTTTCTTGTGGGGTAACGTGGGCAAAAACACCACATCCACATCTGCCCAGAAGTCATCTTCAGAATCGCCTCCAACTGTTGTGGACTTCGATTTCATAACTCCTCCCAGTTTCGGAGAGCCACAGCAATCCCTCTTGCTTGATGATATCAATGACGGGACAAGTTTTTGTGACGAGCACTTTCCGTCTCtatccgaagaagattttgCTATGTTTATGGTGtaa